Proteins encoded by one window of uncultured Cohaesibacter sp.:
- a CDS encoding IS3 family transposase (programmed frameshift), with the protein MTKRKRYSADFKAKVALEAIREELTLSELSKKYDVHPNMISTWKRAAIENMATAFSKGKETESQASAEEIVKLHAKIGQLVVERDFLSQASGSTGREWRQKAVMRDHSKLSIRRQCKLLSLSRSGLYYQPVGESAENLRFMEIIDKQFLETPWYGSRQMARYMKRQGYKCGRHRVRRLMRLMRLVPIYREPNTSKKHPAHKIWPYLLKDVSIERPNQVWCVDITYIPMRRGFLYLVAIMDWYSRKVLSWRLSNSMEASFCVDALKEALAKYGPPEIMNSDQGSQFTSSDWIQTLTDAEVKISMDGRGRWVDNRMIERLWRSIKYECIYLNAFETGSEARIGIAKWITYYNAERPHSSHGILTPNEAYDTTLTIEKIAA; encoded by the exons ATGACGAAGAGAAAACGCTATTCCGCCGATTTCAAAGCCAAGGTTGCGCTTGAAGCGATCCGGGAAGAATTGACGCTTTCCGAGCTGTCGAAGAAGTATGACGTGCACCCGAATATGATCAGCACCTGGAAGCGGGCCGCGATCGAGAATATGGCGACAGCTTTTTCGAAGGGCAAGGAAACAGAGAGCCAGGCCAGTGCCGAGGAAATCGTGAAGCTTCACGCCAAGATTGGCCAGTTGGTCGTGGAGCGGGATTTTTTATCACAAGCCTCTG GTTCTACTGGGCGTGAATGGAGGCAAAAAGCGGTGATGCGGGATCATTCCAAGCTCAGTATCCGTCGCCAATGCAAGCTTTTGTCTCTGTCGCGGTCGGGTCTATATTATCAGCCGGTCGGCGAAAGTGCTGAGAATCTGCGGTTCATGGAAATCATTGATAAGCAGTTTCTGGAAACGCCTTGGTATGGTTCCCGGCAAATGGCCCGCTACATGAAACGACAGGGCTATAAATGCGGGCGTCATCGTGTTCGCCGTCTGATGCGATTGATGCGGCTGGTTCCAATCTACCGGGAACCCAATACCAGCAAGAAGCATCCCGCGCACAAGATCTGGCCATATCTGCTGAAGGATGTGTCAATCGAGCGGCCCAACCAAGTCTGGTGTGTCGACATCACCTATATCCCGATGCGTCGCGGCTTTCTATATCTGGTGGCAATCATGGACTGGTATAGCCGGAAGGTCTTGTCCTGGCGGCTTTCCAACAGCATGGAAGCCAGTTTCTGTGTTGATGCTCTGAAAGAGGCTTTGGCCAAATATGGACCGCCGGAAATCATGAATAGCGATCAGGGATCCCAATTTACCAGTTCCGACTGGATCCAGACCCTGACCGATGCTGAGGTGAAAATTTCCATGGACGGTCGAGGGCGCTGGGTTGATAACCGTATGATTGAACGGCTCTGGCGATCCATCAAATACGAATGTATTTATCTCAATGCTTTCGAGACAGGATCAGAGGCGAGGATCGGTATCGCGAAATGGATTACCTATTACAATGCCGAGCGGCCTCATTCCAGCCATGGCATCTTGACCCCGAACGAGGCATATGACACCACACTAACCATCGAGAAAATTGCAGCCTGA